Below is a window of Burkholderia cepacia DNA.
GTCGAAGCGCCAGCGCTCGGGAATCGGCGCTTCCGCGAAACGCGCTTCGAGCCGCTCGAATTCGCCGGGCACCTGGAAGTCGGGTGTATAGCCACCGTCGCGTGCGACCCAGTCACACAACTGGTGGTAGTTCGCGATTTTCGCGCCGGGCGGCGCGATGCGCGCGATGTAGTCGGCGAGCGGCCGGTTGAAGCACACGTACAGCACACGCTTGCCGGCTGCGACGGCATCGCGCATCGCCTGTACCGCGAGCTGCGTCTTGCCCGAGCCGGCCGTGCCGGTGACGTGCAGCCGGAACGGCGCGAATTCGAGCTGGCGCGCCCACGCGGCCAGCCCGCCCGACAGCCGCGTGACGAGCGTGCCGGCCTGCCCGACGAGCGCGCTCGTGTCGGGCGTGAGCGCGAGTTCGTCCGCGAGGAAATGGTGGAGCTTCGACGCATTCGGCAGGTGTTCGTCGTCCTCGGGCAGGATTTGCAGGATCACTTGCGCGAGCTGCGCCTTGCGCGACGCATCGACGATGCGGTCGGCCGCGACACCCGCGATCGACGCGTCGCGAATCGAGTAGTCGGGGCAGTACAGCAACGCCTCGACGCCGTAGACGCCCGCGCCGAGCGCGGCCGTCAGGCGCCGGTGCAGCGTCTCCTGCGTGCGCGCGAGCTGGATCGGGACGTTGCGCTCTTTCTGCAGGTAGACCTTCACGAGCCCCTTCGGCGTTTCGCGCAGGAAGCCGGCTTTCTGCTCGATCAGCAGCACGCGGCCGGCCGGGCTCACGACGACGAACGCGGCTTCGCCGAATACCGAGAACGCCTGGTCGGCGCGCGTCCAGTGGACGCCGTGATACACGGTGTAGCTGTCGGGCAGCGCGTGTTCGAGCGCGGCGAGCGTTTCGCGCTCGCGTTCGGCTGCGCCGGTCGCGGCGAGGCTTTTCCAGTCGTCGGGGATGAGGCGGGCCATGGAGTCGAGCGGCGGATGCCGGCGTGGGCGTGAACAGGTGCGGCTATTGTACTGAGGAACCTGTTCGTGCCCGCGGCGCGGCGCGTGCGTTGGCCGCTCGAAGGGCGGCCGGCCCGGCGGACGTTATCCGCGTGCGAGCCGTTTCGCGAGATCGGCGCTGAGGATCGCCATGCGCGCGGGCTTTTCGTAGCAGACGACGTCGAACGCGCGGATCACTTCGCTGATGTCGGCTTCGCTCGCGCGGCCGGTGAGCAGGTCGCCCGTCAGCACGAAAATCGGTGCGCCCGGATTGTCGGACGTGCGCACGGCCTTGATCGCGGTGGCGGCCGTGCTGTCGTCGAACAGCCACTCGGTCAGCACGGCGTCGAAGGCCTGGCCCTGCAGCGCGTCGACGAACGGCGCGAGGCCGTCGAACGCGGCCGTCGCGAAACCCTGCCGTTCAAGGTAGCGGCACAGTTCGGTTGCGCTGACGCGATCGGGGTCGATCACCGCGACGACGAGTTTGTCGCTCTCCGCCCGGCGCGGATAGATTTCGATCTTGTGCACGTCGTACGCGTTTTGATACAGCACGCCGGTGTGGCGCAGTACGCGCCAACGGCCGTTCTGTTCGTAGGCGACGAACTCGGGGCGTGCGCCGGCTTCGAGCGGCGCGCCGATCCATGCGGTGCACGGAATCTCGGCGACGCCCGCATAAAGTACGGCCTCCTGCGAATAGGCGCCGACCATGCCGGGGTCGAGCGTTTGCGCGCCGAACAGCTGCGCGGCGGGTTCACCGTACGCTTCGGCGACTTTCTTGATCTGCGCGAGCGTCCAGGGGCTGCTGCCGCGCAGTTTGCGGTGGCCTTGCGAGAAACTCAGGTCGAGGATGCGACACAGCTCGGTAGTCTGCTGGCGCTTGCCGATGCCGTTGCGGGTCATCAGCTCGCGCACGCGCTCGGCGACCGCGAGGGAATCCGTGGTGATTGCTTCAATGGTCATGCTACGGGAACGGATCGTGACGTTCAGAACGACGCCTTGCGGCAGTCTCGACGGACAGTCTTCATGACGTCCAATGGCGAGCCGACCGGCCACGCGCGGAAAAGATAACTTTACCGCAAAATGGTCGTCATTCAGTGTCGCGTAAGGTGCGTTTGTGTGAAAGGTGTGTCATGACGTTACCGCCGCGCCCGCATCTCGCAGGAATTAACGACTGACAGGAAACAATGACGACAACCTATCCGCTGCACGATGCCCTGACCCGCGCCGAAACGGCGTTCCCGGCCGAAGCCGATGTCGTGATCGCCGGCGCCGGCATCATGGGCTGCGCAGCCGCGTACTACCTGAGCCTGCGCGGGTTGAAGGCCGTCGTGCTCGACAAGTCGCGCATCGCCGGGCAGCAGTCGACACGCGCCTGGGGCTTTGTGCGGCAGCAGGGCCGGGAGTCCGCCGAAGTGCCGCTGATGATGGCCGGCATGCGGATCTGGGAAGGGTTAGAGGAAACCCTCGGTTTCGATCTCGAATGGCGGCAGGGCGGCTGTCTTTATATTGCGGACAACGAAGCGGACTGGTCGTCGTTCAATGCGTGGCTTGCCGTCGCGCGCGAGCACGGGCTCGACACGCGCACGCTGACGCGCGCGCAGATCGACGCGCGCGTCAGCGGCCTTTCGCCGCAGGCGCGTACGCTCGGCGGGTTGTACACCGCGACCGACGGGCAGGCCGAGCCGCGTCGCGTGGCCGCCGCATTCGCCGCGCGCGCGACCGAGGGCGGGGCGCGTTTCTTCGAAGGCTGCGGCGTGACCGCGATCGAGACGGCAGGCGGCGCGGTGGTCGGCGTCGCGACCGAGCGCGGCACGATCCGCACGCAGCGCGTGATCTGCGCGGCCGGTGCGACCAGCTTCCGGTTGCTCGACGGGGTCGGCATCCGGCTGCCGCAGCAGGCCGTGCGCGGCACCTGCATGCGCACCAATGTGGTGCCGCCGGTGTCGGCGGCGACGGTGTGGGGGCATGGCCTCGGCATCCGACAGCGCACGAACGGTGCGATCAATCTCGCCGACGACATGCAGGTCGACGTCGACCTGACGCTCGGCCATCTGCGCGGGTTGAGTCTCTTCTGGCCGGAGTTCTGGTCGCAGCGCGACAAATTCCGGCTGCACGTGAGCGCGGCCGCGTGGCGCGATGTGCTGGCACGCATCAACGGCGCGGCCGGGCCGATCGAGCCGCGCGATCCGCAGCCGCAGCCGAATCGCGCGCATGCGCCGCGCGCGCTCGCGAAGCTCAAGGCGATCTTCCCTGCGTTGAAGGACGCGCAGATCGTCGAGGCGTGGGCCGGCCTGATCGACGTGCTGCCCGACGGCATTCCGGTGATCGATGCGCCGGGCACGCCGTCGGGGCTTGCGATCGCAACGGGGTTCTGCGGTCACGGATTCGCGATGGGGCCGATCGTCGGGCGGCTGCTCGCCGAATGGATCGACACGGGCGCGCCGTCGCTCGACCTGTCGGCGTTTCGCGCGCAGCGCTTCGTCGACGGAACGATGGTGCGGCCGCGCAGCATGCTGTGACGACCGGGTGCGCAGGTTCCCGTCGTAGAATCGAGCCCGCATTCATCAGGAGACTCCTCGTTGGCAACGCCCTCCGACCAGCGCCGCTCGTTGCGCTTACGCCTGCGTCGCGCCCGCAATCC
It encodes the following:
- a CDS encoding ATP-binding domain-containing protein, translated to MARLIPDDWKSLAATGAAERERETLAALEHALPDSYTVYHGVHWTRADQAFSVFGEAAFVVVSPAGRVLLIEQKAGFLRETPKGLVKVYLQKERNVPIQLARTQETLHRRLTAALGAGVYGVEALLYCPDYSIRDASIAGVAADRIVDASRKAQLAQVILQILPEDDEHLPNASKLHHFLADELALTPDTSALVGQAGTLVTRLSGGLAAWARQLEFAPFRLHVTGTAGSGKTQLAVQAMRDAVAAGKRVLYVCFNRPLADYIARIAPPGAKIANYHQLCDWVARDGGYTPDFQVPGEFERLEARFAEAPIPERWRFDVLVVDEGQDFHAPWADALERLLAPDGAWWWLEDPLQNLYMREPVALPGWVTLKALTNYRSPRDLLEFVRDVVGRVEPLAAELRSGSPFDGSDPSVSAYGEEGASADALSEACIDATKRAVTQALSLGFRKQDIAVLSYRGREGSVLAPLDQLGPHRIKSFTGKYDLFGNPEYREGDVLLDSIYRFKGQSAPCVILTEVDFDTLDARAARKLFVGATRATMKLLIVASSRAAAQLAAG
- a CDS encoding helix-turn-helix domain-containing protein; this translates as MTIEAITTDSLAVAERVRELMTRNGIGKRQQTTELCRILDLSFSQGHRKLRGSSPWTLAQIKKVAEAYGEPAAQLFGAQTLDPGMVGAYSQEAVLYAGVAEIPCTAWIGAPLEAGARPEFVAYEQNGRWRVLRHTGVLYQNAYDVHKIEIYPRRAESDKLVVAVIDPDRVSATELCRYLERQGFATAAFDGLAPFVDALQGQAFDAVLTEWLFDDSTAATAIKAVRTSDNPGAPIFVLTGDLLTGRASEADISEVIRAFDVVCYEKPARMAILSADLAKRLARG
- a CDS encoding NAD(P)/FAD-dependent oxidoreductase; translation: MTTTYPLHDALTRAETAFPAEADVVIAGAGIMGCAAAYYLSLRGLKAVVLDKSRIAGQQSTRAWGFVRQQGRESAEVPLMMAGMRIWEGLEETLGFDLEWRQGGCLYIADNEADWSSFNAWLAVAREHGLDTRTLTRAQIDARVSGLSPQARTLGGLYTATDGQAEPRRVAAAFAARATEGGARFFEGCGVTAIETAGGAVVGVATERGTIRTQRVICAAGATSFRLLDGVGIRLPQQAVRGTCMRTNVVPPVSAATVWGHGLGIRQRTNGAINLADDMQVDVDLTLGHLRGLSLFWPEFWSQRDKFRLHVSAAAWRDVLARINGAAGPIEPRDPQPQPNRAHAPRALAKLKAIFPALKDAQIVEAWAGLIDVLPDGIPVIDAPGTPSGLAIATGFCGHGFAMGPIVGRLLAEWIDTGAPSLDLSAFRAQRFVDGTMVRPRSML